Genomic segment of Candidatus Hydrogenedentota bacterium:
CGCACGGTATAGGGGAAATCGACCGTCTCATCGCCTTCAAAGCGATCAGGGCTCACGAAAGGAAGCATGCATTCCAAAGCGCGTTCTGCCAGCTTTCCATGTCCCACTTCACGGCGACCCGGTCCCGCAATACGGCGAACCTCTCCCACTGACCAGGGCGGGAAATTATAGTGCAGGAAGAAGCGGCGGAATTCATCGCCTGTAAGCTCGTCTAAACGCATTTCATCACGGCTCGTACCCAAGGTAGATGCCACGATCGCCTGCGTTTCACCCCGTGTAAATAAGGCGCTGCCGTGTACACGCGGGAGGATACCCACTTCAATGGAAATATCGCGCACTTGATCAAGGCTTCTGCCGTCTATGCGCGTGTTCGTATCAATGACCTGCTTACGCATAACGTGTTTTTTCAATTCGCCCAGTACATCAGCAATTTCGCCGGCACACTGCTCGAATCGCTCTTCCCCATATTTTTCAAGCAGGGCTTCAAGGGTTTCCGTCTTAACCGCATCCAGCGTATCAAGCCGTTGTTGTTTTTCACGAATACTGAAGGCTTCTTTAAAGCGTTCTGCTGCCAAGGCCTCTACGTCCGCAACGATCTCCGGATTGGGTTCCGTATCATCGACAGGCATTTTTTCCACGCCTGCACGACTGCGAAGATCTTCAATTGCCTCAACAATAGCGCGGATATGAACTTGGGCAAACTCAAGTGCCTCAACCATAAGTGCTTCGGAAAGCTCGTGCGCCTGACCTTCAACCATGCAAATGGAATCTTTGGTGCCCGCCACAATAATATCCAGGCTGCTGTTCTCCATAAGATCCATTTTCGGGTTGACCACCAACGTGTCGTCGATATAGCCTATGCGCACCGCGCCGATAGGCTCAACGAGGGGCGCTTTCGACAGATGCACCGCCGCAGAAGCGGCGTTAATGGACAGGATATCGGGGTTATGGATATTGTCTGCCGAGAACACGGTTTGACAAATCATGATTTCGTTACGGAACTTTTTCGGGAACAGAGGGCGCAGCGGCCGGTCTGTCATACGGCACACTAAGATTTCCCGTTCCGACGGCCGCGATTCGCGGCGAAAGAAGTTACCTGGAATCTGACCTACAGCATAAAATTTTTCTCGATAATCCACGGTCATAGGGAAGAAATCAGCATCTTCCCGTGCCTCGGGCGCAACGGTTACAGCGGAAAGAACCATGGTCTCCCCACTCTGACAAATCACAGAACCATGCGCTTGTTTCGCAATACGGCCAGTTTCGAATTGTAATTCGACCTCGCCCGTTTGAACTGTTACTTTTTCTACCATCAAACATTTCCTTTAAGCCTTGCCTTACTTTTGCAGGCCTGTTCAATTCCCGGCACTTCTATGCGCAGCACCGATCCGGAGGGACCGGTGCATATCAGACAACGACCTTCTATAGAAAAGGTCGGAAAAGAAGACAGGCGCTGCACACCTCTCAGTACCAAGCCTCCCCAAATTGCGGCTATTTGCGCAGCCCAAGCTTACCGATAAGCGTGCGATACCGTTCCACGTCCTGCTTGTGTACATAGTTAAGCAGGTTTCTGCGCTTTCCTACGAGACGCAGGAGACCGCGACGACAGGCAAAATCCTTGGGATGCTGCCGTAAATGCGCTGTAAGCTGGTTAATACGTTCAGTAAACAAGGCCACCTGAACCTCTACGGAACCGGTATCTTGGCTATCATGACCGTGAGCTTGTACGATTTTTTCTTTTTCTTCTCTTGCAAGTGCCATTTCAATCACCTTTCTGGTATACACCCGTGCCCAGCACAGCGACGG
This window contains:
- the rpsO gene encoding 30S ribosomal protein S15 — protein: MALAREEKEKIVQAHGHDSQDTGSVEVQVALFTERINQLTAHLRQHPKDFACRRGLLRLVGKRRNLLNYVHKQDVERYRTLIGKLGLRK
- a CDS encoding polyribonucleotide nucleotidyltransferase, which produces MVEKVTVQTGEVELQFETGRIAKQAHGSVICQSGETMVLSAVTVAPEAREDADFFPMTVDYREKFYAVGQIPGNFFRRESRPSEREILVCRMTDRPLRPLFPKKFRNEIMICQTVFSADNIHNPDILSINAASAAVHLSKAPLVEPIGAVRIGYIDDTLVVNPKMDLMENSSLDIIVAGTKDSICMVEGQAHELSEALMVEALEFAQVHIRAIVEAIEDLRSRAGVEKMPVDDTEPNPEIVADVEALAAERFKEAFSIREKQQRLDTLDAVKTETLEALLEKYGEERFEQCAGEIADVLGELKKHVMRKQVIDTNTRIDGRSLDQVRDISIEVGILPRVHGSALFTRGETQAIVASTLGTSRDEMRLDELTGDEFRRFFLHYNFPPWSVGEVRRIAGPGRREVGHGKLAERALECMLPFVSPDRFEGDETVDFPYTVR